From a region of the Mauremys mutica isolate MM-2020 ecotype Southern chromosome 12, ASM2049712v1, whole genome shotgun sequence genome:
- the LOC123344895 gene encoding tripartite motif-containing protein 15-like isoform X1 translates to MKPPKSFLFLQERIQAHLKTLREEREKLLGLKATGEGNCQEYLKQTQTERQKIVSEFQQLQQFLEEQERLLLAQLEKLDEEIVRIQNENVSKLSEQISRLSELISELEGKCQKPESEFLQDVRTTLSRCEKGKFQQPEEISPELEERVSGFSQKTIVLMEILGKFKDTLPSELERKRGEFFGAHRQVNVTLDPDTAHPDLVLSEDRKSVRWADTRQRLPNNPERFDTEPCVLGCEGFTSGRHCWEVEVGDGRYWAVGVARESVGRKGEISLSPEGGIWAVERDWWMDQFRALTSPVTPLPLSRAPSRIRVCLDCDRGQVTFIDVGDEAPIFTFPPGSIPGGRIRPWLGVGTWGSQLRLCP, encoded by the exons ATGAAACCGCCCAAAtcctttctgtttcttcaggaaagaatccaggcccatttgaagactctgagggaagagagagaaaagctgctgggattgaaagcgactGGAGAGGGGAATTGCCAggagtatctg aaacaaacacaaaccgagaggcagaagattgtgtctgaatttcagcaattgcagcagttcctggaggaacaagagcgactcctgctggcccagctggagaagctggatgaggagattgtgaggatccagaatgaaaatgtcagtaaactctccgagcagatttcccgtctgagtgagctgatcagtgagctggaggggaagtgtcagaagccagagAGTGAATTCCTACAG gatgtcagaaccaccttgagcag gtgtgagaaggggaagttccagcagccagaggagatttctcctgaactggaagagcgagtcagtggtttctcccagaaaacgattgtgctaatggagattctggggaagttcaaag acactctgccgtctgaactggagagaaaaaggggagaATTCTTTGGCgcacacagacagg tgaatgtgactctggatccagacacggctcatcccgacctcgtcctgtctgaggatcggaaaagtgtgagatgggcAGACACACGGCAGcgactgcccaacaaccctgagagatttgacactgagccctgtgtgctgggctgtgagggattcacctcggggagacattgctgggaggtggaggtgggggatgggcgatactgggctgtgggggtggccagagagtctgtggggaggaagggagagatcagcctcagccctgagggggggatctgggctgtggagcggGACTGGTGGATGGATCAGttccgggctctcacctcccctgtgacccccctgcccctgagccgggcccccagcaggatccgggtttgtctggactgtgaccgggggcaggtgacatttatcgatgttggtgacgaggccccgatcttcactttcccaccGGGCTCCATCCCTGGggggagaatccgaccctggctcggggtggggacatggggatcccagctcagactgtgtccctga
- the LOC123344895 gene encoding zinc finger protein RFP-like isoform X2 produces MAAENPVERLQEEARCPVCLEYFTEPVTLECGHNFCRACISQCWEGSDTAASCPQCRETVQQGNLRPNRQLANVIEIAKRLSLQAAKGAGRDRVCERHQEALKLFCEEDQTPICVICREPRAHRTHTVVPIEEAAQEYKERIQAHLKTLREEREKLLGLKATGEGNCQEYLKQTQTERQKIVSEFQQLQQFLEEQERLLLAQLEKLDEEIVRIQNENVSKLSEQISRLSELISELEGKCQKPESEFLQDVRTTLSRCEKGKFQQPEEISPELEERVSGFSQKTIVLMEILGKFKDTLPSELERKRGEFFGAHRQGEFAGEDCL; encoded by the exons atggctgcagagaaccccgtggaaaggctccaggaggaagcgagatgtcccgtctgtctggagtatttcacagaacctgtcactctggagtgtgggcacaatttctgcagagcctgcatcagccagtgctgggagggatccgatacagccgcctcctgccctcagtgcagagaaactgtgcaacagggaaacctcaggcccaacaggcagctggcaaatgtCATAGAAATCGCCAAGCGGTTGAGCTTAcaggcagcaaaaggagcaggaagggacagggtgtgtgagagacaccaggaggctctgaaactgttctgtgaagaggatcaaacccccatctgtgtgatcTGCAGAGAGCCCCGGGCTCACCGCACTCACACGGTGGTCCCCAtcgaggaggctgcccaggagtacaag gaaagaatccaggcccatttgaagactctgagggaagagagagaaaagctgctgggattgaaagcgactGGAGAGGGGAATTGCCAggagtatctg aaacaaacacaaaccgagaggcagaagattgtgtctgaatttcagcaattgcagcagttcctggaggaacaagagcgactcctgctggcccagctggagaagctggatgaggagattgtgaggatccagaatgaaaatgtcagtaaactctccgagcagatttcccgtctgagtgagctgatcagtgagctggaggggaagtgtcagaagccagagAGTGAATTCCTACAG gatgtcagaaccaccttgagcag gtgtgagaaggggaagttccagcagccagaggagatttctcctgaactggaagagcgagtcagtggtttctcccagaaaacgattgtgctaatggagattctggggaagttcaaag acactctgccgtctgaactggagagaaaaaggggagaATTCTTTGGCgcacacagacagggtgagtTTGCCGGTGAAGATTGCCTTTAA